CATAGTTCTTCTTGAAATCATATAATGTTTTCAAGATTTTATGTGCGCATATATATAATTTTACCACACTGCTTGAGTCATCTCCATAATTATAGCTGGACCTAGACTCCAATGACATGGTGTATATTTATTTAAGAAattgttgtgctcttgaattcaTGGACTGAATAATGGACTCAGTTTCATATGGATGACAAGTCTTACTGGCATTATTCTCTTTTTGTATGCCATTTTTTATTATTCTGGTGCACATAGTTCTTCTTGAAATCGTATATGGTTTACAAGATTTTATGTGTGCATAAACAAATTGTCCACACTGCTTGAGTTTTCTCTACTACACTAGAGCTAGACTCCAATGAAGTGGCGAACATTAAAAGAAGTTAGTTTTATCTTGTTGAGATTTAGCTACATGTCTATTTTAGATTTGCATCTTAATCTTCAGTTATGAGGAAACATCCATGGCTGTAAAATTACGGCGATCATTTGCAGGGTGTTTTTTTTCCCCTGCACATAGTTCTTCTTGAAATCATACTATGATTTTCAAGATTTTATGTGTGCACATATAAATATTCCACACTGCTTGAGCTATCTCTGTTGTTATGGAGCTAGACTCCAATGAAGTGGTGTACATAGGAAAAGAGCCTTGCAGGTTTCTTTTTTAGAGAGTTTGCTGCCATTTGATTTCAAATTTGCGTAATGGTATTCAGTTATGGGAAATTGACATCCAACCATATAATGTTTTGGTGATGCTCTGCATGTAGTTTTGTCTTGATGTGGCTTATTGTACCTGTTCCTGCATGCTTGGGCGTTACTTTCTTGCACATAGTTCTTCTTGGAATCACATAATGATTTTAAAGATTTTATGTGTACATATACAAATTTACCACACTGCTTGAGCTATCTCAGTTATTATGGAGTTAGACTCCCAATGAAGTGGTGTACATTAACCTAGTTCTCATTATAAGTACCCTGGAATAAACATACTGTCTGCAGTGCAATGCATGATTCTTGGACACTGCTTCATGGTTTAAAAGGTGTCGCCTAGTCGTCGCCTTGGTGTCCGGGCGCTAAAAATTTCTGGGCGTACAGGTCGCCCAGCTCTGCATGCGTAAGGTGTCTGCCTTGCTTGATTTGGCGTCCGAGAGTTGCCAAGGTGGCCCTGGCGGATGCTTTACGAATGAAAAAACAGGGGGCGCGGGAGAAAATCGGGTGGAAATCGCTCCTGTGCGGAACTTTGTGCCTTCTGCCTGCTGCGCGGGGAGAAACTGAGGGCAAGAGATAAGGGCAGGAGGTAgggaagagaaaggagagagaggaatTAGATCTTCTAGAGGCTAGAGCCGCCAGAGCTCCGTAGCTTTCCTGCCCAGTGAGATCCCGCCAGCGCATCGAGTCGCGGCGGACCAAATCTCCAACGAATCGCGGGTGCGTGGGCGCAGCCCAGCCATGGACGTCGCACATCTCCGCCCGTCGCTCCTCGCATCCCCTCCAGTAGCTCGATTGGAGCCCAGCCATCCGCCAAATTGAGCAGTACTGCTCCACCCTGCCTTCTTGCTGTCCGCCTGCTTCAAATCGCCTTCCTGCAGGCCCTCAGTTCCGACCACTGTTCCTGCTGGCCCCCATGTCCGACCTCCCTTCCCTCTAGGCATTAGAGACTAGTTTATGGCTAACTGGCTTTTGAGAGATGAGACATTAGACATTTTAGAATTGCTATCTTACTACTAGTAGTCTAGTATTCAGTAGCACTACTTATTATGCTTAATATTTTCTAGATACTTATGTTAAGTATTGGTAATATCAAGGTCCGATTAGCTTCTGAATTTTAGTGGCATTATATTTTAAGATGTTTGTATGGCGTCGCCTAGGCGTCCAGAAgggctcgctcgcctcgcctcgtCTTACCACCTTTTAAACTATGATTATAGTGGGGTTTAAACTCCTGTTTTGCTTGCATTGATACAATGGCCACTGAAACTTATCGCAGAACTAGATTTTTCTCGCATGTAGGGTGCTTGCATTGAGCTTGCTTGCTTCTGGCGCacgcttcttttttttttttttgctttgatATTGTGTTAGTATGCTGTTGCACCCAACTTTTATTGTGAATCTTGAATTTTAAGAAGGCCTGTGCACCATCTTATGATTTTACTTAATGCAGACACTATGATGAAATTTGCCTCTTTTGAGACGGTTGTTGAGATGATCTACAAATATGCCATCCCTGCACCCAAGAGCGAGTGCAGCAAGAATCTCCAGCTTGGAGTGAGCTTTGCAGGGGGCTACATCGCTGGGGTGTTCTGCGCCATTGTTTCTCACCCAGCTGACAACCTCGTTTCCTTCCTCAACAATGCTCAGGGGGCAACTGTAGGCGATGTAGGTTTCCAAGATATCATCTTCTGCTCAGAATGCATGTTATCTTGGATATTTAACTTACCAATATAACTTATTGCTTGCACAGGCTGTGAAAAAGATTGGCCTAGTGGGGCTATTTACCCGTGGGCTGCCATTGCGGATAGTGATGATTGGCACCCTAACCGGAGCCCAATGGGGTATCTATGACGCTTTCAAAGTCATGGTTGGACTGTAAGTATTTCTCTTGTTTTTTGGTTGATACTTGCTCCTCGTCAATATTAGTCCTAGATTTTTAGTTCATGATAGCTTAACGGGTCTAAATTTTGTTTGTCCAGGCCAACTACTGGTGGCGTTGCTCCAACTCCTGCTGCAGCTAAGGCCTGATCCTACATTGCCTTACTTCAAACAGCAATTTTGGCGCCAACCTTGATGATGGCCAAGCATCTCCTCTTTCCCTGTCTTTCAGAGCGATTCTTTAGTTCTTTTAGGAACGCCTAACTGCGTGCCTGCTAAAATTTCAGATGAGCCACAAGCTCAGTACATGGTGATAACTTGAAGAAAAGAGATTTAGGAACATGTTTAGTAGATGGTCATCAGGTGCATGATGACTGCCGTGGAAACCATGGCgtccttttcttttttgcatGTCATGATTCTGGAAACACAAATGATATGCCGTCACTGTGTCCAGTGGATCTACCATTTGATACTTCCGTGAATGAACACAAAGGATTGCGATGCTCTTGTGTCTATATGCTGCTTGTTTCCTGGTACCCTTCGAACCCGTGCGAACTCCTTCCCTTTCCTTACAAACGGAAGGCTGGCGCCCAGCCGCCCAGGCCACAACTTGGTATCCGGGAAATGCTGAGGATGCCAAAGTGGTTTGCCATTTCTGACCATGGCGAGGAGACTAGGAGGGTTGGCAGTCCCATGGCAAAGATCAAATATCCTGGAACAGTCACTCTCAGAACCGAGGCCGACGTCAGGGGAATCCGATGGAGCCATACGCCTCCTGCCATCCTGGCGAAAGATCTCCAAACTCACCTATGACGTAGCAACTTGCCACGTCTACTCGCGAGCTTCTTAAGTTGTCTTGCTGATCTTTTGTGGCATCCTAGTACGTACTACATAAACGTCTGTTGGCTGCATGAGCTTGGCTTAAGATTACAACAATCAAAACCCAGGTGATACAGGATTTTGCAAGCGCGGAGAGAATATTATCCGTCAGTACTCGGTAACTCGGTCACTGTGGTCTCAGAGTTCCCTCGgtaaactggtgccattaaatACCCATACCAGTATTCAAGTAGAAGGTGGTTGTAACACACAGATAACTGGAACAAAGCTGGAACTTGGGACTATTGATCTTACCCCAGCTGCAGCTGGTGGTCTACTCTGCAAGCTTAAAAAAATTAGTTCAACTTAACTTTATGGGCGCTTCAATTGTTTTTACTCTTAGGCAACGGTTTAGGGGGAATATATTTCCCCAAAAAATGCCACAAATGGGAGCAGTTTACTCTTAGACGACGGTTTAGTGGAGTTAGTAATCTGATGATTTCACTTTAATACTCTCTCTGTTTTAAATTGTGAGTTGTTTTTGACAAatttagatacatagtttttttTATGCACCTAGATAAAACGCCATGTCTAAATACATTGCATATATTTAGATATATCAAAATGATCTACaatttgaaatggagggagtagtgTACATCATCTACAGTACATTTTAAATATTTTCGAGAGTTTTTAAGTATTACCTATCTACTGTTGGGTCGCACGGTTAGCTACAGAGTTGCCACCACACCGGAGGCTGCCCGCAGAGGATATTGAGGACATGGCAAGATAAAATCCTGGTCCAGCACGATCGGATTTTCCAAATGGGATAAGGTGATTGGCTCCGGTTCATCCTCCACTTAGCACCACCAGTCCTCTCCAGCTCCCGTCTGCTCTCCTCCCTCCACGCCCCGTGCCCGATGGCAAATTCTAGAAGCAAAGCTGCACGGCGGCCTTAACACCTCCTCCCTCCACCGCTCCAGTTCCACCTGCCCAACGCCTTCTCCTACGCGAGCTTCCTGGCTTCCCCTAAGGCAGCTTAATCAGCTACAGCtcggtgcgcgcgcgcgcgatcgCGGCGCGGCCATGGCGCTGCTGTCCACCACTTCCCCCGCCAAGGCGCACTTCTCGGCGCTCTTCCCCAGCCACGACGAGCCGCAGCACGGGCACGCGCTCCCGGCCCCGCACCCGCAGTGCTCGGGcgccgggaggcggcggcgggcgcgcggcaggcTGTCGGTGTCGGCGGCAATGCGGCCTCCGGACGCCGCGTTTGCCGCGCAGGCGCCCGCGCCGGCGGGGGGCAAGAAGAAGGGGGAGAAGCCCCGGgtgctggtggccggcggcggcatcgGCGGGCTGGTGCTCgcgctggcggcgcggcgcaAGGGGTACGAGGTGACGGTGTTCGAGCGCGACATGAGCGCGGTGCGCGGGGAGGGCCAGTACCGCGGGCCCATCCAGATCCAGAGCAACGCGCTCGCCGCGCTGGAGGCCATCGACATGTCCGTCGCCGAGGAGGTCATGCGCGCCGGCTGCGTCACCGGCGACCGCATCAACGGCCTCGTCGACGGCATCTCCGGCTCCTGGTACACCCATTCCCTTCCCTCTCATCTCTCAGCAGCTTCACCTTCTTCCTGTTCGCTCGCTCAGTAGCTGCCGCGTGCGCTCTGCTCGCGTCTTCGCATCTGCCGTCTGCTACGCCCTACCACTACCTGGAAACGTGGTATTCAATTCGGTTACCCTGATAAGATGGCGGTTCGCACGAGCTCGCCGCGCAGCAATCGATTCTTTGCTGCGGTAGTCTAGTCTCCGAGTCCACGTGATTTTATTTAGGCGTGCGCGACGTCACCTGTGCCAGCGCGCTGCCTGCCGACCTCGGCACGATCGCCACACGTGGTGCGTGCGGCGCACAAAGCCAGCCAGGGCCCATTTCAATTTCAGGGAGGAAGCACCGTGCCGCCCACGGCGAGCCGACCAAACCATCGAGTTGCCGGCTTGCCGCTGCCAATTCGCCCCGGGGGGTGGGGGGTATGGGCGCGCGGCGCCGTGTCCCCTGGGCCCTGGCCATCGCGGgcgaggcctggtcggccgGTAGACGGCGCTCATTTCCTTTCCCAATCAGCGACCCCGCCCCCACCCACCCAGCCACCCGGGGCGCTCTGCGCCGAGCGGCGAGCAACCCGCGGCCGCCACGTACCGTGCCCACCCCGGCCGCCCAGCCGCACCGAGGAAGCCTCCACCAATCCGCGGGCTGGCTCGTCGGTACGGGCACCTCCTGAACTAGAGGCCGAAAGCTCCACTCAGCGGCGAATTCCATTCTCCTCAGGCACTGGCAATCTGCCATAGTGCCATAAAATTCGTTATCTTGGCGCAGGGTGCATCCATGGGGACACGCCTCTGATCTTGTGCTTCAGAGATCACGAGCTTCCTCCTCTCTTCCAGCTCCCAACTCTCCAGTCAACCCGATAACCAATGCCAAATCGCCAACATACTCGAGCAACTGAGCAACGCATGAGCTCCTGAGCTGAGAACTGAGGTTGACTCCAGCTTCGACCTCTGTGACTCGCCGGCGACGCGGTAGCAGAAACAGCCACCTCGCAGAGCTTCCATCCCACCACCATGCCGAGCACCACGCCGGCCTCTAGGACGGCGATCTCGCTCCCCTCCGCCTCCCCGGTCTCCCGCCGCGGCAGCAGGACGCTCCGCCTGCTCGCGCtccccgccccgcccgcgccgcggcgAAGGATCGGCCTCCCTCCTGGACGCGCGAGGCGCCCGATGGCGGCCGTGGCCAGCGCGGCAATGCCGGCGCCAGGGCCCAAGGCGCGCgtcctggtggccggcggcggcatcgGCGGGCTGGTGTTCGCGCTCGCCGCCAGGCGGAAGGGGTTCGAGGTGCTGGTGCTGGAGCGGGACATGAGCGCCATCCGCGGTGAAGGGAGGTACCGCGGCCCGATCCAGCTGCAGAGCAACGCGCTCGCGGTGCTCGAGGTCGTCGACGCCGCCGCGGCAGACGAGGTCATGGACGCCGGCTGCATCACGGGGGACCGAATCAACGGCATCGTCGACGGCGTATCTGGCTCCTGGTAAGGGAGGCAGGGTCGTCCCGGCGCCAGAGAAAAAGCTCTGGCTCTAAGTCACCAATAATTTGATTGTTTTTGACGCTGCGGCGAGAAAGATTTGGCTTTTTTTGCAAGTTCGAGTGGAATTTAGTGTGACAAGGATCCACTGGTCTGTAGTATTGGCAGTTTGTACGAGCCAATTGGTAGTTGACTAGTCGTTATGCTCTCCTGCTTTAGTAGATCATAGCTTCTATCGTTGACGCGCAAGCCTCCTACTTGTTCTGAAAGAAAAAACTCTAAATGCCGAAACAATTTCGGCTCCTATTTAACAGTGTTGATGTGAATGTGATGTCAATCCTATCATGCTTAGTTGACCGCATTTGTTTTGCATTAACATGGCTGCAAGCTACCAATTTGTGGTAGCTGAGGTCGGTTTTCCCTTATCTAAAAAAAATTGTTTTGCATCAACATGCTACTTCACTTTGCTTGATAGCCTTAAGATTGCAATTCCTTTGCTGGAGGCATTCATTTGACAGTGCCAAGTTGATATTCAGGTACTGCAAGTTTGATACATTTACCCCTGCAGCTGAGCGGGGGCTCCCAGTCACGAGGGTCATTAGCCGCATGACGCTGCAACAGATCCTTGCTCGTGCAGTTGGCGATGATTCTATATTGAATGATAGCCATGTAGTCGATTTTATAGATGATGGCAGTAAGGTGAGTGAGAAATTATACTTTTGTTTCCATTCCAGCTGAAATTTGGCTTAAAGGTGTTACCAGTTTCTAACACTGTAGTATTTGTCGGATGAGTGTAGGTTACTGCCATATTGGAGGATGGTCGGAGATTTGAAGGTGATCTTTTGGTCGGTGCTGACGGAATATGGTCAAAGGTAATGTAGTGAGTTCACAGTTTTGGTCAGAAACAAGCTCAGAAGAGGCCTGATTTGCTTGAGGTTTCCTTCACTGGATAGGTGAGGAAGACACTATTTGGGCATTCTGAAGCCACTTATTCAGGTTACACATGCTACACTGGAATTGCAGACTTTGTGCCTCCTGATATTGACACAGTTGGGTATGTTTCGTGGATCCTGGAATTATTAATGTTATTTTCAAAGATTGTGAACTTTCATTGGGTTATAACAACACTCTCCTCTCTTTTTCTCTGTTGAAGGTACCGGGTATTTCTTGGTCACAAACAATACTTCGTCTCTTCAGATGTTGGTGCTGGTAAAATGCAATGGTATGCTTTTCATAAAGAAGAGGCTGGTGGCACTGACCCTGAAAATGGTGTGTGCTTGGAGTGAAGTTTTCGTGCATATAAGTGAAATGGATTCTTATTGACAATAACGACACTACTTTTATGTGCCCAACATGCTTATCATCTGCTAAACATTGACAGGTAAAAAGAAACGATTGCTCGAGATATTCAGTGGTTGGTGCGACAATGTCATAGATCTGATTAATGCAACTGAAGAGGAAGCAATTCTTCGCCGTGACATTTATGACCGCCCACCTACTATGAATTGGGGAAAAGGTCGTGTGACTTTACTTGGTGATTCTGTCCATGCTATGCAGCCAAATCTGGGTCAAGGTGGCTGCATGGCTATTGAGGTATGAAATTTCTTTGCTTGTCAGGGATATGGAATCACAATCAATCTATCATAATGGTGGTTATGTTTCTTGTACAGAGATAATTGCACTAACACCCTTGCTCTTGTCTTTATAGGATGGTTACCAGCTGGCTGTGGAGCTTGAGAAAGCCTGGCAGGAGAGTGTCAAGTCCGGAACTCCTATGGACATAGTTTCCTCCTTGAAGCGGTAATTACTTCGTATATTGTAGCATGCTAATTGTTTTTATGTAGCATTGATTTAAATTTCCACTTGATAATTCAATGCTTCAATTGAATCCAACTTCAAAGCCATCCTTTTCTTTCATGGTTTTTGATGTGTGATATACTGTTCTGTACTATTTAGTAAATTGACTGACCATTTTTTCGAGACCGTGTCTGAGTACGTATTTCATTAAGAGGAAGTAAATTGACTGACCACTGTTTGCATACTGGGGCTGCAGTTATGAGAACGAGAGAAGGCTGCGTGTTGCTGTTATACATGGATTGGCAAGAATGGCAGCAATCATGGCAACCACTTATAGACCATATCTGGGTGTTGGTCTTGGACCTTTGTCGGTATGTCATAAACTTACACAGCTTTATATTAATTAATGCACAGGGTTCTTATTCGTCTGTCAGCCAGATTGAAACTTAATTTTCAAGTATACTACCAACGAATTTATTGGATTTCTGAAATAAAGGTTCTTAATTAGATAGGTTATCTCATTATCATCCTCCTAAGAGGATCACAGTTTAACTGCATATTGAAATCACTTGGACTCCATGCTAAGATTATTCACCTGTAGTTTTTGACCAAGCTGCGGATACCACATCCGGGAAGAGTTGGTGGAAGATTCTTCATCAAGATTGGAATGCCTGCGATGCTGAGCTGGGTGCTTGGTGGCAACAGGTGCATACAAAAGTTTGGCTGCCGTCATTTGTTCTCATTTCAAGCATATATGTAATAGCAGTATGTTTTTATTGGTTTTAGATGCCCCATCCAAACAAAACCCTGCCCCAATTCTCTCCTTAGTTCCTGTTTACCATATGTTACTCTACAGAGATGAAACTTTTTATTGATGTGCAGTTCAAAGCTAGAAGGAAGAGCTCTAAGCTGCCGGCTTTCGGACAAGGTATGTTTCTGAATGAACTACAAAATGAGTTGGTACCATCCCTTATTCTCTACTGACATTTAGCATCATGCTGAAGGCCAACGACCAGCTTTATCGATGGTTTGAGGATGACGACGCATTGGAAAAAGCTATGGGTGGAGAGTAAGCTCTTTGTTTTTTCTAGTTATATGATAGTTAAAACAGAATGCTTGATTTGTTCCTTGATTTCAGCACCTTTGCCTAAACCATTCCCTAAACTACTATTATTTGCAGATGGCACCTCTTCCCCACAAGTGAAGGAAACAGCAATAGTTTGCAGCCTGTTCGTTTAATCAGGGATGAACAGAGGACAATCTCTGTTGGGTAGGTCTAAATAGCAAATCATTTTCTTTCCTAATGGCAATCAATCAAGGCTTCTTGGAATTAAAAATGCATTTTCTTTTGCAGAAGCCGGTCAGATCCCAGTGACTCTGCATCTTCCTTGGCATTGCCCATGTCGCAGGTTAGTTAAGCAGAAAGACACAATGATTTTTTTTAGTGCACCTTCTTTGGGATTTTGCATTATATAAAGCTTTTTTTCAATAAACATGCAGATATCAGAAATGCATGCTACCATTACATGCAAGAACAAGGCTTTCTATCTGACTGATCTCGGAAGTGAACACGGCACATGGATTACTGAGTAAGTCCTGAAAGCAGTATTGTTCCATGCTCTTCCTCTAGAATTTCATTAACAATATTGTACTCAAATCAACTTCATTTGACTATCTAGCAATGAAGGAAGGCGTTACCGTGTCCCACCAAACTTCCCGGTTCGTTTCCACCCCTCTGATATCATTGAGTTTGGTTCCGATAAGAAGGTAGCTCAACTTCACTCCCTCTTACCACCTACTTTTTTTCTTCACATTTTGGTTGGTTCCCCTGATGTGGCAAGTTATTCAGTTGAATGCTTTTCTTCTGAATTCTGAATGGACTTGTGGGAAATTACAGGCCATGTTCCGGGTGAAGGTGCTGAACACGGTCCCATATGAGTCCGCAAGAAGagggaagcagcagcagcagcaagtcCTTCAGGCAGCATGAATGGAGACATGAGCGACCACTTTTATCATCAGCCACACTGTACTGTACAGCATTCAGTAAACGCAACACTGCATCAGGGGAAGGATATAGAAGATACGTCAAAAATACAGGAGTGATTCTTGCATCCATCCAGATGCCAAATAGGATTTTGAGTACTAGCACCTAACGGATTGAGCTTGCAGTTCTACGAGAAGAACTGAGTTGTACAATAGGGATAGGCAATTTAGCTGTTGCCGGATGTGTACATTGTTGTACCATCAAAGAAAATACTGTACACCAAGAAGGCATATTGTAATGACCGCACGAACACAGTTACACTGATAATGTAATGTATACGGATTCTATAGTTCTTTAGCATTGAGTCAGATAATACATGATGTGTTCTTCCTGAGCGGTATCTCGTCGAAACACTGGAATTTCTTTAACATACAAGAGGCTTATATATTACATCAATTAAATTGGGAAAACAAATTATGCATACATAATTTATGCAATTTATTCAACTCACAGGAGACCACTCCAGAACTACTTGAAACAGGTTTTTAAATTACATAGATGAAATTGGGAGCAGTATCTATGCATATATAACTTATGCATTTTATTCAACTCACGCATGATGGTGATTATTGCAGAACCACTTGAATGGGAGTAGCAGCGCAAGGAACACTATCAACAATCTGGTCCAGTATTTTGACCTTCTCCTCATTGACCCATTGGTATTCGTGTGTCACCATGTCCCAGTCCCAGCAACCCCTGTCCTGAACATGACCATTTTTGTACAAGGAAACATGCTGCAACAACGTTGATACTTAACAAAGTTAACAAAGTAAATCTGTCTCTCTGTTCCCTGAAAATTAATTATCACCAACTCCTTTAGCTGATTATGGCAGAATCCAGAGGGTTGCCACGAAATGTCATCACAAGGCTCCTCCT
The sequence above is drawn from the Panicum hallii strain FIL2 chromosome 7, PHallii_v3.1, whole genome shotgun sequence genome and encodes:
- the LOC112899750 gene encoding zeaxanthin epoxidase, chloroplastic-like yields the protein MPSTTPASRTAISLPSASPVSRRGSRTLRLLALPAPPAPRRRIGLPPGRARRPMAAVASAAMPAPGPKARVLVAGGGIGGLVFALAARRKGFEVLVLERDMSAIRGEGRYRGPIQLQSNALAVLEVVDAAAADEVMDAGCITGDRINGIVDGVSGSW
- the LOC112899746 gene encoding zeaxanthin epoxidase, chloroplastic-like, with translation MALLSTTSPAKAHFSALFPSHDEPQHGHALPAPHPQCSGAGRRRRARGRLSVSAAMRPPDAAFAAQAPAPAGGKKKGEKPRVLVAGGGIGGLVLALAARRKGYEVTVFERDMSAVRGEGQYRGPIQIQSNALAALEAIDMSVAEEVMRAGCVTGDRINGLVDGISGSWYCKFDTFTPAAERGLPVTRVISRMTLQQILARAVGDDSILNDSHVVDFIDDGSKVTAILEDGRRFEGDLLVGADGIWSKVRKTLFGHSEATYSGYTCYTGIADFVPPDIDTVGYRVFLGHKQYFVSSDVGAGKMQWYAFHKEEAGGTDPENGKKKRLLEIFSGWCDNVIDLINATEEEAILRRDIYDRPPTMNWGKGRVTLLGDSVHAMQPNLGQGGCMAIEDGYQLAVELEKAWQESVKSGTPMDIVSSLKRYENERRLRVAVIHGLARMAAIMATTYRPYLGVGLGPLSFLTKLRIPHPGRVGGRFFIKIGMPAMLSWVLGGNSSKLEGRALSCRLSDKANDQLYRWFEDDDALEKAMGGEWHLFPTSEGNSNSLQPVRLIRDEQRTISVGSRSDPSDSASSLALPMSQISEMHATITCKNKAFYLTDLGSEHGTWITDNEGRRYRVPPNFPVRFHPSDIIEFGSDKKAMFRVKVLNTVPYESARRGKQQQQQVLQAA